The nucleotide sequence CTCACCCTCTTTCCTCTTGTTCCTCTGCCCCTCCAACTTGTCTTCTTCTACTTAGTCGTCAGTTTCCTTGCAGTTCCCATCAATTCGTCGAGGAGAAattctttctcctccctcctctcttttccacttctctctctctctctctctctctctatctatctatctatctatctctttctccatgtgtgtgcatgtgttgTATATGTGTTTAGTATTTGCGAAATGAGAATCGTAACATCTCTCTTGGTTCGCTACTCTCTCGAGTATCctctgttctctttttattcgacatcgacgtcgacgtcgtcgtcgttggcgtcgtcatcgttgtgtcgtcgtcgtcgtcgtcgtcgtgtgtTGTCAGGCAGCCATCACATTCATGATAgccgcagcagcagcagcaatattgtttgtacatatatacatacatatttacgcTCTTGCAagcacatacatatgtgtatatatactcacatatacacacatttttcGAATAGATacgaaaagtgaaaataaGGCCATCCTTTTTCCCCAACGTtgcgtttatttctttctttttagttttcttttcttttttcttttcttttcttttcttttcttttcagatcgttatcttcatatttctttcctttcgtaaaatcgatatgcgaatatcgaagaaaatacgtaatttaaaatagaaacaagGATGAAGTTTTTTTTcaatgtgtgtacgtatatatatatatatatcatatacgcACTCACGTGTgtgcaatttctttttaataagacGTTTAACGTGTAGTTGCTTCATTATTCGAGCAATTTGTCAGAAAAAAGTTCACtactctcttttatatacatacgtacagatatgtatatatacatatatatacacacatgcacacgcTAATTCCGTGTTTAAAAGACTCCTCTCGATGCACCGACAACGTATTCGAGAACGACACCGTTATCGCAGCAAGGTCACGGTGAATCGTTGCCGCTTTTgcaaagtaaaaagagatgaagaatGGAACAGGTTGACACAGGAAACAAGAAGAACGTTCACGACTTTTGCTTGCATTCGCTcgctctcgttcgttcgcttacttgcttgctttctttctttctttcttttttttttcttttttctttctttaagcCTTGTTCAACGGTGTAACGGTgttcttttcattaaatatgtatagatatacacataccgcgtgtgtatattatgtataaaaaatgtatattatttttcttttgaaaatttctgtAGAGAAGGTTAGCGTTCTATTTCAAATTTCGCGCGTCTGGATAGATCTACGCTTGGCGCCAAATTCAAACGATTCTTTTATAACTCGATACACGATTACCACACGATTCGATATTCTTAtaacacaaagaaaaagaaaatttgttattgcATTTAACCgtattaatttcgatatatgCATTTGAAATTTCCTATTAGAAGCTCAAAGaatacgaattttctttctcgatttgtAACGCTTCCGACGATTGAGAAAGAGATTCCTTTGTTccagttgaaagaaaaagagaaaaagaaaaacagacagacagacagatagataaaaaaaggcCAAGAATTTACCTGCATAACGATGCATACTCCCATCAAGTGCAGCCGTAATGTATACTCCAATGTAACTGTCACAAATTTTTTCTACATCACTCTAGgaaactttttcctttcttttgtttttctttcgacacttttttctttctacgcgTTTTCCCGGACACGAAAAATAAACGCGAAGAGAATCTTAAAGGTTTTCCTTCGATGGAAGGAAATTGAACACTGAGAGAAACGgtttattcgatcgttttttgtttctttgcatatatatatatatatacatatataatacatatataaagtaacggattttttcgtatatacatagaaataacGAATTTTTCCAGCTTAATCGATAACGATCGTGCTCGTACTTATCGACAGATAATAACCAATTAGCAAGAAATTTGAAGTAATAGTAAATCGTGGAGCTGTGGATGAGTGGGGGGAGCGTGCTCGTCAGTCGTGAGAAATAAATGAGACGTGAAGGTGCGAACAtctttattgttctttttcgcgttaattaaatctattaaatCGATCTTATGATTGCACACGTTAATTAACACTAACGGTTTTACGCACAtacaacgtacatatatacgtgcatacatacatacatacatacatacatatatatatatatattataaaaagtagaACAGAAGCTTCTGTATCCgtcgaagaaaattgaaaaataaactatttatAGTGCATACATCTTAAGATGCATccatacgtaagtatatacgtatttataaaaacttcACAAAGGAGATTGCTTGCGATGTCATTCATTGTCGATTCGGGTAACGTATTCTTACATAGTTACATATActcgtgatatatatatatatatatatatatattttgtatatatatagtcgtTAAAACGACAATGTAAAGGCACGTcagtttctttgtttctctttttaacctAACAAACcgatatatacaagtatatatgtgcacatatatatatatatatttcgaaagaacTTCCTGCGTTCCTCAAGAAGGAAACCTCTTGTCGACGCGcatcataaataaaaagatcttgCCGTTCTTTGTCCCAGAGGAAGCCGTCCGACACGCTACAAGAgctacgatatatgtatatatatgggaTACATTTCCCTTGATGTGTTTATGGTATATCGTGTACGACACCATCAACCGCCTCGACGGACGCTCTCACATGCTTgatccttcttttcctctctttttgaattacatgaaaaaattatgtttatatatatatatccacccatatatatattatttatatacattatatatatatgtgtgtgtgcgcgcgcgcgtaaatatttcaagactttcgaagaaaattctcgTTGATGTCTTTTTTAACCTATATCTTCGATATACGAGTATATTTCATCATACGaaactattttatttcgtGATATTTGATATCTATTTAAATGCTAAttattctgttctttttttcttgctggATAAATATACTCGTTATGACataaaacaattattgttgcttcttctttgtctcgtgtaacgaaaaaaagtaaaaattgcTACTTTTTCACGAAAGGTTATATCCAACATAGAtggttaattatttaatatgatataatatgtaatagtataaataatagtataattaaaTCATATGCATtgcattacatacatatacatatacacatacattcctacatatatatatataatttaatattatactatatatagtataaataatagtataatataatcatattcaatgcatcacacacacacacacacacagcagagagaaagagagggatacatacatacatatgtgtatatatatatatcgcatttatcaactatttttattcatcattcttttttctttctttttgccgATCCTCAGGTGTCCCCGAACCGGCGCTGTCTGAACCAGCTCAACAGCTGATCGGAGTACGAAGCGGCGGTGAACGGGGCCACTATTGCACCACCACCCCGCATATTTGCAAGAGATCGGAACCGATATAATCGTTGAGGAGTAACGAGAGATCTTAAAGGTCACGTTCGAAAGAAGTTGTGGgagattgaaagaaagagagagaagtgaaaaGAAGTGAGAGAGATAACGAGAGGAATCAAGAAAAGAATCAGTAACAGaaaagagacggagatagagaTCAGCAGGGTGAGAAcataagagggaaaaaaaaaaaacagaaaagaaaattgaagaaaaagaagaggaggaacaaaaagaagaagaaaaagaaaaagagggaggaggtGTGTCGTAAAATACAGGGGGTGACAGaaacaaagaatttttttattcgcttgGACACGGCATCATGGTCAAAACTTTCCAAGCGTATCTGCCCTCCTGTCATCGCACTTACTCGTGCATTCACTGCCGTGCTCACCTCGCCAATCACGACGAACTCATCTCTAAGGTGAGCTCTCTCTATCAGGTAACGGATTTTCTTTACCTcggtaattaataaataatattcgatcgatttcttccaatccaaagaaaaaagaattaaaaaaaaaaagtaaaataaaataaaataaaagaattttaagagTTTCGATGTAGAATTAAAAAGTTAGAGAACAGTGCAAGAGAGGGACCTTTAAAGATgggatctttttttatcgataccaCCTGGCACTTATTATTTTGACGTCTAGTTATTTGTTCATTcgtcatataatttttgtctacgttaaataaaatattttgtgatataagagcagtttttttttttttttttttttatctaaagtCGTTCCTTATTAATCCGAACTTCATGAAGTAtgcagaaaataaaataaataatgaaaaatatttccctaaagagagagagaaaaagggagagagagggatacattaatcgtattaaaaagTTTACCTTACtattaagttaaaaaaaaaaaaatatgcaattTCTATAGAAACTCTACTTTtcataaaaactttttttaatatttcttaattaaatgtttttgcatagctttttctctttctctctatctctatctctatctctctgtctctctctctctctatctatctatctatctatctatctatctatctatctatctatctatctatctatctctatctacctagctatctatctatctatctttctctatctctctctatctctctcttgtacTGCATCCctcaattaatttcaaaataactCAAAGAtcgttttttactttgttGCAGTCCTTCCAAGGCAGTCAAGGCCGTGCCTATCTCTTCAATTCTGTGTAAGTATacaatatgaataaaattatagtgTTCCATATACTAAGTATATTTCTCCTTCATTTGCGGCATCATATCTTGTTTGATGAAATTGatcatctaaaaataatatttccaatcctccatttttacgaatattcacattctttttaaaacttGAATTCGGAAATAGTTagtgcaaaagaaaaaaaaagaaaaaagaaaaaggaggatcGATATTCCATCGGACGAATTCcccattctcttttttctttttttttattcttctaaaCTTTTCATTTAATGAGAACGCTCGAGTCGATATTTcgaactctctctttctctttcgttcttttactGTCATCGCATAATAAACGacaatgtataaaaattaatttttctatacatatatatagggtaAACGTGGGTTGTGGTCCTGCCGAGGAACGCGTACTCTTAACCGGCCTTCACGCGGTCGCCGATATTTACTGCGAGTGCTGCAAGACTACTCTCGGCTGGAAATACGtgagttaaaaagaaacgaaaagcaacgaataaaaagaaaagaaaagaaaagaaaaaaatagctcTCCCAGCGAGATCTCTCTTGGATAGAAAAATAGTAGTACCATATAGTAACAGCATATagtatttaagaaatattatacataagaaatattatatacatacgtacataaatacataaatataatatataataataataataataataataataataataataatacttctCGTTTTTAGGAGCATGCCTTTGAGTCGAGTCAAAAGTACAAGGAGGGCAAGTTCATAATCGAGCTCGCCCACATGATCAAGGAGAATGGATGGGAATGAAACCTTCTTAGGGgaaatttcgattaatattcCCCCTGATCTTGAATCGCTCGCGTCGAACTTCGTTCattgatgatgatggtgatgatgatgatgatgataatgatgataatgacgatgatgatgatgatgcctcctactacgacgacgaag is from Vespula vulgaris chromosome 22, iyVesVulg1.1, whole genome shotgun sequence and encodes:
- the LOC127071580 gene encoding protein yippee-like 1 isoform X2: MVKTFQAYLPSCHRTYSCIHCRAHLANHDELISKSFQGSQGRAYLFNSVVNVGCGPAEERVLLTGLHAVADIYCECCKTTLGWKYEHAFESSQKYKEGKFIIELAHMIKENGWE
- the LOC127071580 gene encoding protein yippee-like 1 isoform X1, with the protein product MVKTFQAYLPSCHRTYSCIHCRAHLANHDELISKVSSLYQSFQGSQGRAYLFNSVVNVGCGPAEERVLLTGLHAVADIYCECCKTTLGWKYEHAFESSQKYKEGKFIIELAHMIKENGWE